The following proteins are encoded in a genomic region of Tuberibacillus sp. Marseille-P3662:
- a CDS encoding DUF1659 domain-containing protein, translating into MATSTKVDSRMQLSFDAGVDEKGSPVTKHKSFNNVKISATPDQLYTIATALEPLQTLPLINVERDDTLTIAG; encoded by the coding sequence ATGGCGACTTCAACAAAAGTGGATTCCCGCATGCAGTTAAGCTTTGATGCCGGAGTGGATGAAAAAGGCAGTCCGGTAACTAAGCACAAAAGCTTCAATAACGTCAAAATTTCAGCAACACCTGATCAACTGTACACGATTGCAACAGCACTTGAACCGCTTCAGACATTGCCGCTCATTAACGTTGAGCGCGATGACACGTTAACGATTGCTGGTTAG
- a CDS encoding DUF2922 domain-containing protein → MAKQLDLQFYNEEEHTVTYSLDNPVEPADAAAISAAMDSIIEQDAFSSSGGNLVSKKGARIVERNVTDIELG, encoded by the coding sequence ATGGCTAAGCAACTCGATTTGCAATTCTATAATGAAGAAGAGCACACCGTTACCTATAGTCTTGACAACCCTGTTGAACCGGCTGATGCTGCTGCTATTTCAGCGGCGATGGATAGCATCATTGAGCAAGATGCGTTCTCATCCTCTGGCGGTAATCTTGTATCCAAAAAGGGTGCTCGCATCGTTGAACGAAATGTTACAGATATTGAATTGGGTTAA
- a CDS encoding YvrJ family protein has translation MEQWLSLISDVGFPAVVTLYLLHRIERKLDTLNQSIVMLPERMKEQPLAVSDETSIANLRKG, from the coding sequence GTGGAACAATGGTTGTCTCTCATTAGTGATGTTGGTTTTCCGGCTGTTGTGACACTGTATCTGTTGCATCGCATTGAACGAAAGCTGGATACGTTGAATCAATCTATTGTGATGCTTCCGGAACGGATGAAAGAGCAGCCGCTGGCCGTATCGGATGAAACATCGATCGCAAATCTAAGGAAGGGGTGA
- a CDS encoding N-acetylmuramoyl-L-alanine amidase, whose amino-acid sequence MTIIIDAGHGGKDPGTHGFGAKEKDWTLDVSLYQYHRFKELGVSVSLTRDHDITLDSSERSNIVKNSGADFCISNHFNAGGGSGCETIHSIFTNAKLAEKLGHGIADVGGMSYRRTYSRRDQNGLDYYYMHRLTGRVRTIIVEYGFIDNEHDYNLLNTSKERQIFAEAVVRAMCNWIGADYRKPEHVKQSVDMSGTFYRVQVGAFKKRQNADELKDELQHKGYQAIVKG is encoded by the coding sequence ATGACAATCATCATTGATGCTGGACATGGTGGAAAAGATCCAGGCACTCATGGTTTCGGAGCAAAAGAGAAGGACTGGACGTTAGATGTTTCGCTTTATCAATACCACCGTTTTAAGGAACTTGGCGTTTCCGTATCACTTACGCGAGATCATGATATCACATTAGATTCATCGGAACGCTCTAATATTGTCAAAAACAGTGGCGCTGATTTCTGTATCAGTAACCACTTCAACGCTGGTGGTGGTAGCGGCTGTGAAACGATCCATTCGATATTTACGAATGCCAAACTTGCCGAAAAGCTGGGTCACGGCATTGCGGATGTTGGTGGTATGTCATACCGCAGGACTTATAGTCGAAGAGATCAGAACGGTCTCGATTACTACTACATGCACCGGCTAACTGGAAGAGTTCGAACGATCATTGTTGAATACGGCTTTATCGATAATGAACATGATTATAACCTGTTAAATACATCAAAAGAACGGCAAATCTTTGCGGAAGCTGTAGTCCGTGCAATGTGCAATTGGATCGGAGCCGACTACCGAAAGCCCGAGCATGTAAAACAGTCCGTAGATATGAGCGGCACGTTTTATAGAGTGCAAGTGGGTGCCTTTAAGAAACGACAGAATGCGGATGAACTCAAAGATGAGTTACAGCATAAAGGTTACCAGGCGATTGTGAAGGGTTAA
- a CDS encoding SWIM zinc finger family protein yields MNRGSIRLRGVKERLENDCLDLADDSRLTRGRRLYKSGSVESFHLNDYGREAMAAVQGSRAYTYQVMLRLTTTPDYVVNNVMFGCDCPDDARVCKHIVAAVLYWLEHMNDLQMVSTDHRKSKANPNQDRLHEQLNQPAAIDTLIKNWRTHGTHKPSQDFRDIRQCVRDAFKNQ; encoded by the coding sequence ATGAATCGTGGATCGATAAGACTTAGAGGGGTCAAAGAACGTCTTGAAAATGATTGTTTGGATTTAGCTGATGATAGCCGTTTAACCCGCGGAAGACGCTTATACAAAAGCGGTAGTGTTGAATCCTTTCATCTTAATGATTATGGGCGGGAGGCCATGGCTGCTGTTCAAGGCAGCCGCGCCTACACCTATCAAGTCATGCTGCGGCTAACGACAACCCCAGATTATGTCGTCAACAACGTCATGTTCGGCTGTGATTGCCCTGACGATGCCAGAGTATGCAAACACATCGTCGCCGCGGTCTTGTACTGGCTGGAACATATGAATGACCTTCAGATGGTATCAACAGACCATCGAAAATCGAAAGCTAACCCAAATCAAGATCGTTTGCATGAACAACTAAATCAACCAGCAGCGATTGATACGCTTATCAAAAACTGGCGCACCCATGGCACGCACAAACCAAGTCAAGATTTTCGTGATATCAGACAATGCGTCCGGGATGCATTTAAAAATCAATAA
- a CDS encoding DEAD/DEAH box helicase: MDRLEMTFVPQLPGDGKCFVWLTDGRGKPRPQKNNNLYFHLLDRPEWREVFDNEQPNQTTLTIRSDERSDHITGLCLSMTAIQRLLTNHWFHDSLTRQFRYGESFNYFDNMLHSIQPMLAEGHFFPMITHFGPDHHLHYFSHWLLDHRILTESRVQQEWLKGMPQQVLTPALLEPLTLNQWLYLVIDTFAHQLINQSLGTSNPMQGQNQQDAYSRWLNALMSTDDQTLATTDTKDDQSSLARLEATVNEHSKSFLTGANLQALKHLKTFKEKHFEAVIQPEVIEWRLEPDDDQEPFSGHTEWALDVKVTGTQDGESGTYDLDTFLSNHPDHSIWFMNAIQPIKDRHPSLYMELSQFKSLCFFSTDRVLRLNADKDDLAQAGIQLKFPSWMKLSKLKQPVQLDLNIDTDVSHFDLSTIVDFDWRISLGDADMSYDEFQQLMERQQQIIKSGDEWIELPLEAVQKAYETLKQVEGKQSQTTGWDALRATSLQGDDTDVQFNIHTPEKMNDYLQSLTELKGKTYQKPRNFYGDLRPYQKKGYQWLVHLYDKKIGGCLADDMGLGKTIQTITYLLKTIKRGEPALIICPTSLIRNWANELHTFAPSLSVSIHHGPERMGPDSFAKEGPQYNVILTSYSLIAKDIATFKAMGWNNIIIDEAQTIKNPSAKKTQAIRQLEGKHRLALTGTPIENKLEELWSIMQFLNPGYFGSLTDFREQFITPIEKHQNDVKTTVLQKLIHPFILRRKKTDRRIIKDLPDKGEHKMTCHLAPQQASLYQKTVENLMEQIEETAGMKRRGLILTSLNRLKQICNHPALVQTDAQPDLISSGKLSAFFNILDPLMAEDENVLVFTQYVRMGHMIQSTIEHQYPDAQVAFFHGQLNAKKRQTVVDHFQDPSTQKKVLILSLRAGGLGLNLTEANHVIHFDRWWNPAVEEQATDRSYRIGQYKNVEVYKLICEGTLEKRIDELIDSKKALTENILGQGDQWLTEMNDQEIYELVQLREKVDL; this comes from the coding sequence ATGGACCGCTTAGAGATGACCTTTGTACCGCAATTGCCGGGTGACGGTAAATGTTTTGTTTGGCTAACCGACGGGCGCGGCAAACCTAGACCTCAGAAAAATAATAACTTATATTTTCACTTGCTTGATCGTCCGGAATGGCGGGAGGTTTTTGATAATGAACAGCCTAATCAAACGACCTTGACGATTCGTTCGGATGAACGTTCAGATCACATTACCGGCTTATGTTTGTCCATGACAGCAATTCAGCGATTGTTAACCAACCATTGGTTTCATGACAGTTTGACAAGGCAATTTAGGTATGGCGAATCCTTCAACTATTTTGACAACATGCTTCATAGCATTCAACCGATGTTGGCAGAGGGACACTTTTTTCCGATGATCACCCACTTTGGTCCAGATCATCACCTTCATTATTTCAGTCATTGGTTACTGGACCATCGCATCTTAACAGAAAGCCGTGTTCAGCAGGAGTGGCTTAAAGGTATGCCGCAACAAGTATTAACACCCGCACTCCTAGAACCGTTAACACTCAACCAGTGGCTCTATCTCGTGATTGACACATTTGCGCATCAACTGATCAACCAATCATTAGGCACGTCCAACCCCATGCAGGGCCAAAACCAGCAAGATGCGTATTCGCGATGGTTAAATGCATTAATGTCAACGGACGACCAAACTTTGGCTACCACTGACACAAAAGATGATCAATCGTCGTTGGCTAGGCTAGAAGCCACCGTTAATGAACACAGCAAGAGCTTTTTAACAGGAGCCAACCTTCAAGCTTTAAAACATTTGAAAACGTTTAAAGAAAAGCACTTTGAAGCAGTCATTCAACCAGAAGTTATAGAATGGCGTCTAGAACCCGATGATGATCAGGAACCGTTTTCCGGACATACTGAGTGGGCATTAGATGTTAAAGTGACTGGGACTCAAGATGGCGAAAGCGGCACCTATGATTTAGATACGTTTCTTAGCAACCATCCCGATCATTCGATATGGTTCATGAATGCTATCCAGCCAATAAAAGACCGTCATCCATCCTTATATATGGAGCTCTCCCAGTTTAAATCATTGTGCTTCTTTTCAACGGATCGTGTGCTCCGGTTAAACGCGGATAAAGACGATCTGGCTCAAGCGGGCATTCAACTTAAGTTCCCGTCATGGATGAAATTAAGTAAACTTAAGCAACCGGTTCAACTTGACTTAAATATTGATACGGACGTATCCCATTTTGATTTGTCGACCATTGTCGATTTTGACTGGCGCATCTCGTTAGGGGATGCGGACATGTCCTATGATGAGTTTCAACAATTGATGGAACGACAGCAACAGATCATCAAGTCAGGGGATGAATGGATTGAACTCCCCTTAGAAGCGGTTCAAAAGGCCTATGAAACGCTCAAACAAGTTGAGGGAAAACAATCCCAGACAACCGGGTGGGATGCGTTAAGAGCAACATCTTTGCAAGGTGATGACACAGATGTTCAATTCAATATCCACACACCGGAAAAAATGAATGATTACTTACAATCACTAACGGAACTTAAAGGTAAAACGTATCAGAAACCCCGGAACTTTTACGGTGATCTACGACCTTACCAGAAGAAAGGTTATCAATGGCTGGTTCATTTATATGATAAAAAGATTGGCGGCTGCCTTGCTGATGATATGGGGCTCGGAAAAACGATTCAAACCATTACGTACTTGTTGAAAACAATCAAACGCGGAGAGCCCGCATTAATTATTTGTCCGACGTCGCTAATCCGTAACTGGGCCAATGAGTTACACACATTTGCGCCATCTCTAAGCGTCAGTATTCATCACGGACCAGAGCGTATGGGGCCGGACTCATTTGCAAAGGAAGGACCGCAGTACAATGTGATTCTGACGAGTTACTCGTTGATAGCCAAAGACATCGCTACGTTCAAGGCCATGGGTTGGAACAACATTATCATTGATGAAGCGCAGACGATCAAGAATCCATCAGCGAAAAAAACTCAAGCGATCCGGCAGCTTGAAGGCAAACACCGTCTAGCCTTAACAGGTACACCCATTGAGAATAAACTTGAAGAGCTTTGGTCGATTATGCAGTTTCTCAATCCTGGTTATTTTGGCTCGCTAACCGATTTTCGTGAGCAATTTATTACGCCAATCGAAAAACATCAAAATGATGTGAAAACAACCGTGTTGCAGAAATTAATTCATCCATTTATTTTACGGCGGAAGAAAACAGATCGGCGGATTATCAAAGACTTGCCTGATAAAGGTGAACACAAAATGACGTGTCATCTCGCACCACAGCAAGCGTCCCTTTATCAAAAAACCGTTGAAAATCTTATGGAACAAATTGAAGAAACAGCAGGCATGAAACGGCGCGGTCTAATATTAACTTCCTTAAATCGGCTGAAACAAATTTGCAATCACCCAGCCTTGGTACAGACAGACGCCCAACCTGATCTCATATCATCCGGCAAGTTGTCCGCCTTTTTTAACATTCTAGATCCTTTAATGGCCGAAGATGAAAATGTCCTTGTGTTCACGCAGTACGTTCGCATGGGCCATATGATTCAAAGCACAATCGAACATCAATATCCGGATGCTCAGGTCGCGTTTTTCCATGGACAGCTTAATGCAAAAAAACGTCAGACCGTCGTTGATCATTTTCAAGACCCAAGTACACAGAAAAAAGTCCTGATTTTATCATTAAGGGCTGGTGGACTAGGTTTAAATTTAACCGAAGCGAATCACGTCATCCACTTTGATCGTTGGTGGAATCCGGCGGTTGAAGAACAAGCAACCGACCGCTCGTACCGGATCGGCCAATACAAAAATGTCGAAGTCTATAAATTAATCTGTGAAGGCACACTAGAGAAGCGAATTGACGAGCTTATTGATAGCAAAAAGGCATTAACAGAAAATATCCTTGGTCAAGGGGATCAGTGGTTAACAGAAATGAACGACCAGGAAATTTACGAACTGGTTCAATTACGAGAAAAGGTTGATCTTTAA
- a CDS encoding ABC transporter ATP-binding protein: MKIFADLVWYFKEKKWMYLCGAVLLMCSSFMSMVPPYIVGVIVDDIRLDTLTGTNLMMWLVILLGSGLAAYGFGYGWRLLIFGSAINLAQQLRDRLYQHFTNMSSKFFGRRRIGDLMAHSTNDVKAVQEAAGEGILMLVDSITMGAMVIVTMAVVIDWRLAIIALIPMPFMAWAISHYGSLLHKHFHKAQEAFADLNDKVQENVSGVRVIKAFGEEQAEQHSFREQSEDVVNKNISVAKVDALFDPTITLIVGLSYFLTLVFGAVFVVHQTMTIGELTSFTLYLGQLVWPMLAFGLLFNIVERGRASYDRIHHLLQVKPDIVDRDNALDQVPSGHISYDIRGFHYDADMPAALSDIHFALAQGQTLGIVGRTGSGKSTLLKLLLREDDGIDGDIKIGGTSIYDYKVDRLREAIGYVPQDHFLFSATVGENIAFAHPDATRDEIIRAANIAHIHEDIMNFADGYETVVGERGVTMSGGQKQRISIARALLVNPEILVLDDALSAVDARTEEGILASLKSHRQNKTTLISAHRLSAIQHADLIIVLDDGRIIERGTHESLMTDDRWYATMYRRQQLESFVARGGM, encoded by the coding sequence ATGAAAATTTTTGCGGATCTTGTGTGGTATTTTAAAGAAAAAAAGTGGATGTATCTATGTGGGGCTGTTCTCTTGATGTGCTCAAGTTTCATGTCCATGGTTCCGCCTTATATTGTTGGCGTCATTGTCGATGACATTAGACTTGATACATTAACTGGGACAAATCTCATGATGTGGCTCGTGATTTTACTTGGATCAGGGCTAGCAGCTTATGGATTTGGCTATGGGTGGCGTTTGCTGATTTTTGGTTCGGCCATCAACTTAGCACAGCAATTACGTGATCGTCTTTATCAACATTTTACTAACATGTCATCGAAATTCTTTGGCAGGCGTCGGATCGGCGACTTAATGGCGCATTCCACGAATGATGTTAAGGCTGTCCAAGAAGCAGCAGGTGAGGGCATCTTAATGTTGGTCGACTCAATTACGATGGGAGCTATGGTCATTGTCACGATGGCCGTTGTGATTGATTGGCGTTTGGCTATCATTGCGCTGATTCCGATGCCGTTTATGGCCTGGGCAATCAGTCATTATGGTTCGCTACTTCATAAGCATTTTCATAAAGCGCAGGAAGCCTTTGCTGACTTAAATGATAAAGTTCAGGAGAATGTCTCAGGTGTTCGCGTCATTAAAGCGTTTGGTGAGGAACAAGCGGAACAGCATTCATTTCGGGAGCAATCGGAAGATGTGGTTAATAAAAATATTTCCGTAGCCAAGGTGGATGCTCTCTTTGATCCAACGATCACATTGATTGTGGGTTTATCTTATTTTTTGACCCTCGTTTTCGGAGCGGTCTTTGTGGTTCATCAAACGATGACAATTGGTGAATTGACGAGTTTTACACTCTATTTAGGACAGTTGGTCTGGCCGATGCTGGCCTTTGGCCTTCTGTTCAACATCGTTGAGCGTGGCCGGGCCTCTTATGACCGGATTCATCATCTTCTACAAGTTAAACCCGATATTGTTGACCGCGATAACGCCTTGGATCAAGTCCCGAGTGGTCACATCTCTTATGATATACGGGGATTTCATTATGATGCGGATATGCCTGCAGCATTAAGCGACATCCATTTTGCTTTGGCCCAAGGCCAAACGTTAGGGATTGTTGGCAGAACAGGTAGTGGAAAATCGACACTGCTTAAGTTGCTGCTGCGTGAAGATGATGGAATAGACGGCGATATTAAAATTGGAGGAACATCCATTTATGATTATAAGGTGGACAGACTTCGAGAAGCGATCGGCTATGTGCCGCAAGATCATTTCCTATTTTCGGCAACGGTTGGTGAAAATATCGCATTTGCACATCCTGATGCAACGAGGGATGAAATTATAAGAGCAGCAAACATCGCTCATATTCACGAGGATATCATGAATTTTGCTGATGGCTACGAAACGGTTGTCGGGGAACGGGGTGTCACGATGTCGGGAGGTCAAAAGCAACGGATATCCATTGCTCGAGCCTTGCTCGTCAATCCAGAAATCCTTGTTTTGGATGACGCCCTGTCAGCGGTTGATGCACGTACTGAGGAAGGGATTTTAGCCTCATTAAAGAGTCATAGACAAAATAAAACAACGTTGATCTCAGCTCACCGTCTTAGTGCCATTCAACACGCTGATCTCATCATTGTTCTTGATGATGGGCGTATCATTGAGCGCGGTACGCATGAAAGCTTGATGACCGATGACCGTTGGTACGCAACGATGTACCGCCGACAACAACTAGAATCCTTTGTAGCCAGAGGAGGAATGTAA
- a CDS encoding ABC transporter ATP-binding protein, whose amino-acid sequence MSQFYTTEKLSKDNVLRRLLGYAKPHKKTLVGAFILLILATAADVLGPILAKVFIDSYLTPRDFDWGALAGLGIAFVLLYVGSSVCNYFQLITFQKVALRIVQQLRVDVFNQVQRLGLAFFDKTPGGSLISRMTNDTEEIKEFFVTVLSTILQSSVFMIGIFIGMFALNVRVALFCLIILPILFVLMYLYRRLSSAVFRLARGKLSELNARLNESLQGMNMIQAMRQEKRLRKEFAAINLEHRNAERKNISLNSLLLRPAVQMIYVIGLVVVLSYFGVQSFDAAVSVGVIYAFANYLDRFFEPVNDLMQQLKHFQQATVSAERVFGLLDETTVAPVKSGLKEEQPAISDGKIEFNNVTFSYDGKTNVLKNITFAANPGETVALVGHTGSGKSSITNLLMRFYPIEKGDITIDGTSLMAYDDSELRRKVGLVLQDPFVFSGDVASNVRLSRQDISDEDVAAAARFVQADDFIQKLPNTYDEPIPERGSMFSSGERQLLSFARTMAIDPKILVLDEATANVDTETEEAIQTALSKMRKGRTTIAIAHRLSTIQDADKILVLHNGEIVESGNHQDLLAQEGLYHKMYLLQQGESDPSVV is encoded by the coding sequence GTGTCTCAATTTTATACGACTGAAAAGCTATCGAAGGATAACGTGCTCCGCCGCTTGCTAGGTTATGCTAAGCCGCACAAGAAAACGTTAGTGGGAGCATTTATTCTTTTAATATTGGCTACTGCTGCCGACGTACTCGGTCCGATTCTTGCTAAAGTATTTATCGATAGCTATTTAACACCGCGTGATTTTGACTGGGGAGCTTTAGCGGGTCTAGGCATAGCTTTTGTTTTACTCTATGTTGGTTCATCTGTTTGTAATTATTTCCAATTAATAACTTTTCAGAAAGTCGCACTAAGAATCGTGCAACAGCTTCGTGTGGATGTGTTTAATCAAGTTCAACGGCTGGGATTGGCCTTTTTTGATAAGACCCCTGGTGGCAGTTTGATCTCGCGGATGACAAACGATACCGAGGAGATTAAGGAATTTTTCGTGACTGTGCTGTCAACGATCTTGCAAAGCTCTGTATTCATGATTGGGATATTCATCGGGATGTTTGCATTGAATGTGAGGGTCGCTCTTTTTTGCTTGATCATTCTTCCAATCTTATTTGTTTTAATGTATCTCTATCGGCGACTCAGTTCCGCCGTATTTCGGCTAGCCAGGGGAAAGTTAAGCGAACTCAACGCAAGATTAAATGAATCGCTTCAAGGCATGAACATGATTCAAGCGATGCGCCAAGAAAAGCGACTGCGCAAGGAATTTGCGGCAATTAATTTGGAACATAGAAATGCCGAACGTAAAAATATTAGTTTAAATAGCTTACTGCTGCGACCGGCTGTCCAAATGATTTACGTGATTGGACTTGTGGTTGTTCTCAGTTATTTTGGTGTCCAATCGTTTGATGCCGCTGTTTCAGTTGGTGTCATTTACGCGTTTGCGAACTACTTGGATCGTTTCTTTGAGCCGGTAAATGATTTAATGCAACAATTGAAACATTTTCAGCAAGCGACCGTGTCAGCTGAACGTGTCTTTGGCCTTTTAGATGAGACAACGGTGGCCCCAGTTAAGTCTGGATTGAAGGAGGAACAACCGGCTATCAGTGACGGGAAAATTGAATTTAACAATGTGACGTTTTCCTATGACGGCAAGACCAATGTGCTTAAGAACATTACATTTGCTGCAAATCCTGGTGAGACCGTTGCGCTTGTTGGACATACCGGCAGCGGAAAAAGCTCGATTACAAATTTATTAATGCGCTTTTATCCGATAGAAAAGGGTGACATCACGATTGATGGTACGTCGCTAATGGCCTATGATGACAGTGAATTGCGCCGGAAAGTCGGTCTGGTGTTGCAGGATCCATTTGTATTCTCAGGAGATGTCGCTTCCAATGTGAGATTAAGCCGCCAAGATATCTCTGATGAGGACGTGGCAGCGGCCGCAAGATTTGTTCAAGCTGATGATTTTATACAAAAATTGCCGAACACTTATGATGAGCCCATCCCGGAACGGGGATCGATGTTTTCGAGCGGTGAACGTCAACTATTGTCCTTTGCTAGAACTATGGCGATTGATCCTAAAATTCTCGTTCTGGATGAAGCAACGGCCAACGTTGATACCGAAACGGAAGAAGCCATTCAAACGGCTTTGTCAAAAATGCGCAAAGGCCGGACAACGATTGCGATTGCTCATAGGTTATCGACCATCCAAGACGCTGATAAAATCCTAGTCTTACACAACGGCGAAATTGTCGAAAGCGGCAACCATCAGGATTTATTGGCGCAAGAAGGCCTGTACCATAAGATGTATCTCCTGCAGCAAGGGGAAAGTGACCCTTCGGTTGTATGA
- a CDS encoding LLM class flavin-dependent oxidoreductase — protein sequence MVKLSVLDQSPIPKDKTAAQALADTARLAQETETLGFHRFWVSEHHFTSSLAGSSPEVLISHLGAKTSRLRIGSGGVMLPHYSAYKVAENFKVLEGLYPNRIDLGLGRAPGGMPLATQALQEGKMTNIDQYPGQLDDLMTYTYDLADDNHRFRGLKATPQLETTPEMWLLGSSGGSAMLAAQRGAGYAFAQFINGEGGAEIVRWYQNRFQPSIINDQPQTLVAIFAICGETEDEAERLASALDLSLLLIEKGERKKAPSVEDAMNYPYSPYDRYRIQENRKRMIVGTKDKVKEQMTALSQLYNTDELMLVSLIPDIEAKINSYRLIAEAFASEME from the coding sequence ATGGTAAAACTGAGTGTGCTCGATCAATCACCGATACCTAAAGACAAAACCGCCGCACAGGCATTGGCGGATACCGCGCGTTTAGCACAGGAAACTGAGACATTAGGTTTCCACCGCTTTTGGGTTTCTGAACATCACTTCACGTCAAGTTTAGCAGGATCAAGCCCAGAGGTGCTAATCAGTCATTTGGGTGCCAAAACATCGCGACTGCGTATTGGTTCCGGTGGTGTCATGCTGCCGCATTATAGTGCCTATAAAGTTGCCGAAAATTTCAAGGTTTTAGAGGGACTATACCCTAATCGCATTGACTTAGGGCTTGGCCGTGCACCAGGCGGGATGCCACTTGCGACACAAGCATTACAAGAAGGAAAAATGACAAACATCGATCAATATCCTGGACAGCTTGATGATTTGATGACGTATACGTACGACCTTGCAGATGACAATCACCGCTTTCGAGGGCTGAAGGCCACACCACAGCTAGAAACAACGCCCGAGATGTGGCTCTTAGGTTCCAGTGGGGGCAGCGCCATGTTAGCCGCCCAGCGCGGAGCTGGATACGCGTTTGCTCAATTCATTAACGGTGAAGGCGGCGCCGAAATTGTCCGCTGGTATCAGAATCGTTTTCAGCCATCCATCATTAATGACCAACCGCAGACGCTGGTGGCCATCTTTGCCATCTGTGGTGAAACGGAGGATGAAGCCGAGCGACTGGCTTCAGCGCTTGATTTGTCTCTGTTACTGATAGAAAAAGGTGAAAGAAAGAAAGCTCCTTCAGTCGAAGATGCGATGAACTATCCATATTCACCTTATGACCGCTACCGCATTCAGGAAAACCGGAAGCGGATGATTGTCGGTACAAAGGATAAGGTTAAAGAGCAAATGACAGCGTTAAGCCAACTCTACAATACGGATGAATTGATGCTCGTGTCGCTTATCCCGGATATTGAAGCTAAGATCAATTCTTATCGTCTCATTGCGGAAGCCTTTGCATCGGAAATGGAATAA
- a CDS encoding Cof-type HAD-IIB family hydrolase, translated as MINCIAIDMDGTLLNNKHVISEENAAAIREARSKGVEIVIATGRSNPEADYVLDEAGLSLPKICVNGADVRHPDGSEVSSTPLGTELVQSARNILQASDIYYEVYTNNGTYTNDRDKALSLIVDIFMSADPEHDYQEVVRGARRRLEEGRIQVIDDYDSVLGRSDIKVFKLLAFSLDQAKTTKAQEQINRLTSIAVSSSGYDNLEITAKQAQKGVALQTFAEARQIPLEQVAAIGDNYNDISMFQTAGTAVAMGNANDDIRNEADWVTATNDNNGVAQAILRLMNP; from the coding sequence ATGATTAATTGTATTGCTATTGATATGGACGGAACCTTGCTTAACAATAAACATGTGATTAGTGAGGAAAATGCAGCCGCTATTAGGGAAGCGCGATCTAAGGGTGTCGAGATCGTGATTGCGACGGGACGTTCCAACCCTGAGGCCGATTATGTACTTGATGAGGCGGGTTTGAGTTTACCAAAGATATGTGTCAACGGCGCCGATGTTCGACATCCTGACGGCAGTGAAGTCAGCAGTACGCCGCTCGGCACGGAGTTAGTTCAATCCGCTCGCAACATTTTACAAGCAAGCGACATTTACTATGAAGTTTATACAAACAATGGAACCTATACTAACGATCGCGATAAAGCCTTGTCACTTATCGTGGATATTTTCATGAGTGCTGACCCTGAGCATGACTATCAAGAAGTTGTCCGCGGTGCCAGGCGCCGGTTAGAGGAAGGGCGAATTCAAGTCATTGACGATTATGACTCCGTTTTAGGCCGCAGTGACATTAAAGTTTTTAAATTACTGGCTTTCTCATTGGATCAAGCCAAAACCACCAAGGCTCAGGAACAGATCAATCGTTTAACATCAATTGCTGTCAGTTCATCAGGTTATGATAATCTGGAAATCACAGCTAAGCAGGCGCAGAAAGGTGTCGCTTTACAAACATTTGCTGAAGCAAGACAGATCCCGTTGGAACAAGTGGCGGCTATAGGTGACAACTATAATGACATCAGTATGTTCCAAACTGCGGGTACAGCTGTTGCGATGGGCAATGCGAATGATGATATTCGGAATGAAGCCGACTGGGTAACAGCGACCAATGACAATAATGGCGTCGCACAGGCGATTTTAAGATTGATGAATCCATGA